The following are from one region of the Melaminivora suipulveris genome:
- a CDS encoding group II truncated hemoglobin yields MTATDLDQTPASAYDWLGGEPAVRALVDRFYDLMDLEPAYAELRATHGSTLDNARDKLFWFLCGWLGGPDHYQSRFGHPRLRARHLPFSIGILERDQWVACMDQAMGELAVPEALRERLTESFMGTADWMRNR; encoded by the coding sequence ATGACCGCTACTGACCTCGATCAGACACCCGCCAGCGCCTACGACTGGCTCGGCGGTGAGCCCGCCGTGCGTGCGCTGGTCGATCGCTTCTACGACCTGATGGACCTGGAGCCCGCCTACGCCGAGCTGCGCGCCACGCACGGCAGCACGCTGGACAACGCGCGCGACAAGCTGTTTTGGTTTCTATGCGGCTGGCTGGGCGGGCCCGATCACTACCAATCGCGCTTCGGCCACCCGCGGCTGCGCGCGCGGCACCTGCCGTTTTCCATCGGCATCCTGGAGCGCGACCAGTGGGTCGCGTGCATGGACCAGGCCATGGGCGAGCTGGCCGTGCCCGAGGCGCTGCGCGAGCGGCTCACAGAGAGCTTCATGGGCACGGCGGACTGGATGCGCAACCGCTGA